The following nucleotide sequence is from Cicer arietinum cultivar CDC Frontier isolate Library 1 chromosome 2, Cicar.CDCFrontier_v2.0, whole genome shotgun sequence.
aatatgtattaatttttatttctataaactAAATTTAGGATGAGTTTCTTTTCTACATTTTGCATGCACTTTAAAAGTATACTTCTAACAAGAATACActctttttatatttgtatattcTCAATGTGGATTTCCGAACAAAAATACAGTAATTTTATCCTCTAAATATCTATTTATGAACAAGACttgggtttttaaaaaaatatagataaaagtagttatttaacttttttaataggGAGCAAATCATTGGATCTTTGGTCAGTAGTAGTTCTTGTGTTTATGGGCCGGCATGTTCCTTACATTGGGCTGAACCTGGCCGGTTTATGTCAACGTGGGTCCCAAATGCTTTTGTTTTGGAGTCCACCAAATTAAGCCGGCTTCACCTTCTATTCAATATCACTTTTTTTAtcctatatatttattaaattatttttatttaaatattcatgtacttataattatcattaatttaaattgaaaaatagtaaattaagaGCTGTATGTATAATATTATCTCTAAAAtgaaattacaaataaaattatgacaAACTATGCTATTAAGAAAgatattttactatatttaatttatccaattaaaacaaaattaattctattgtttaaattataaattggataattaaaaatagaaaaagttaaatttattttagagatactattattaaataaaagaaaaattgataattttgtttatattttattccaaaaaatataaattaatcttATTTTGAGGGGAATATTAAATAGAGAGtacaagtaaaaaataaaaggatcattcattttcttatataaaaaaatatttattttagaatgattttttacaaataaagtaATCAGTGAATAGAGAGAGTAGCTAATGGTTGCAGTAATATATcagtgtgattttttttttttccttcttctgACAAAGAGAGTGATAGGCCcctaaaaagaaacaaaaaaacaacTACAAATTATgagaatataatatttgatcACTACGCGATAATTATAACAGTTTTTAGCGTAAAAGTTTAAGTTTAGCTTTGTAATATAATAATGTTTCTCATCCCCaatttatagaaataactttGATCACttaccaaataaataaatatcttcACTTGATAAAACTAAGGCCAAAATGTACTTATATTccttagaaatttaaattaatttgtacttagttttttttttatttttaatttggctttttatgttacattttatttacactattgatcatttatttcaattttgttaataattaatataattaaaaacttttaattGGTAGAAATTCTACAAAATACTGCAATAATATTTCTTTCATATCAATTACTTAAAAAAActcatcaaattttataaataatttatatttttaaattttttttaacaatttaaacACACATATAACCTTAAAATAATCATGaatgtatatttataaaatcaatgtattttaatttcttgTGCAAAACAATTTAGATAATCATCTGTTGCGACGTTTTGATCGGctattaatatttaatgataGTAAttcgaaaaaaaatttaaatttaagaaatcacatatctaatttaatattttataggtTAATAGTGCAAATTGAATCTAacttaaatgatcaaattaaaaagaagaaaaatataaataacctaaataaaaattgaaataaacttaaaatacTAAAGATGtattttgtctaaaattaaaCACCCAATTTTTTATTACTCTTTTTGCACCATATTAATGATAGCATATTTGCATAAAAAGTAATCACACAAAGAGTATgagttttagtttttaatataatattaattaaatttctcAACTCTATTCTCTAATTCATATAATGCAGATCATCTACAAATTATAATTCtctattttacatttataataaataaaacatatcagtgattaataattaataaaaatgatttagtATAATCATCTGTCTATTTctttaatatatcatttttttaatttaagagaAATAGTTAAATGTTGTTATTGTAAAACAAATGGAGTGTCAGATCTAAGCGATAATAAAAACACCAAAGCTAATATAATGTCCATTTACGTATACTGTTTGgtcaaattttcaattaaaatactATTGTATTTGCaatatttttcctttaattattaatctaacttttttgtaaatattattgTGAATTtgaatgttataaatttattactattatgtTTTTGTTAGATATTTAATGTGATAtagtaaattattaaatacatataatttatttatgaatataaataaatatcttaaaattgattaaaagtaaacaaataaattgataaaaaagaaattatttttgatGTAAAAAAAAGTCTCAACACACAAAATTGGCATCAACATTTTGGAAAGAGTTTTGTATTTTTGACTAAAAATTTTGGAAAGTGTTgaaacttaaaatataaatttctctAATTATTTATGGAATGTTTGGGTTGTTTATAGTAATTTACACCCGAATCATGAATTCGGGTCAACCCAAAACGACATTGCGAACGCGAACCCATCTTAGGTTTGTAGTTGGCACACGATGAAGGAAGTACAATGTCTTTTAAAACCCATATGACGTGTCAAATTTTTATTGGCCGGGTGAGCTGCATAGTCCAATCACACACCGACATATGACTCACAACGACGCCGTTTCCAGTTTCACAAAAATCACCAaaccaaactaaaaaaaaaacaaacacacttcgttgaaattaaaattaaaatcaaaataaaaaaaaattagcgtCTCTCTCAGCGTTGTTCTGTTTCCTCTGagtctttctttctttcttctttctcctAATCTCAGAGAAGTGACTCCAAGAAAGAAaggtatttttctttttatttcttgatcttttttaattttatttttttggggtTTAATAGAAACTGTgtgaaaaatttaataatatttaattttgggtGCAGATGGGATTTTCATTGAGACATAGTGTTTTGGTGTTGGTTTTAATTGGGGTTCTGTTGAAAGTATCAGAAGGGATCAGATTTGTTATAGATAGAGATGAATGTTTCTCACATGATGTTAAGTACGAGGGTGACACTGTTCATGTTTCTTTCGTTGTTATTAAGGCTGATTCTCCATGGCATTATGGTGATGAAGGTGTTGATCTCGTGGTATGTTCTTAATTCTCAATTTCTTTTGCTTAATTTCATTCCTTTTAACTgctattatatcatatttatgattaaatcccacattatttatttatttatttattttattttaaccgTAGCAATTGTAAGAACCCTATTCATATGCAATTGATATTTACTTTACCTTAATTTTGAGCTTGTGAAGGGGAAGTATGATAAGTCAAAGTTTCTTTCTTGTTCACTTCTTAAGTTTAAAAACAGTTTGTTTTACTTGCTACTCAATCCTTTAAAGCACTGACATGCCGGTACTACTAATGTAGAAAAGATAGGACACCGATACATATATGATAGTTTTTCATGTAGTTATACTTCATGTTTTTAACCCCATCATTAATCATCATTGCTTTGACACATCTTTAATCCATGTAGTTGTTGTGTTTGAGATGTGTCCAAGGGGTCTAAGGTGTGTCGAAGCGAAGAAAAACAAGTTTAATTTTTGGGACACTTAATTGAAGTGTCGGACAACATGACACACCTAATCCTAGAGGTGGCCATGCTTCATAGACTCAATCACATGAATGGATACAAAGTAAAAATCAACAATAATGATTTTTGTTACTATGTGTGGTGTCTTATTGGTTTGGTTTGTGTATTCTGAAGCTAAGGTTAACATATATACGTCTTTTTGTTAATCATACCTAAGGGAGATAGAGAAGCTATTGATTTTCTTTCTAATCATAACCATGCCATTGTTATTCCTTGCTAGATATTGGAAGTAATTGTGAACTCAAACTTTAATCCCATAAAAAGTGAATGCTGGTTAAACACCATGCGAAGCTTATTTCGATAACTAGGAGATAACTTCATGGTTTAAAACAATTGAAGTTGTTTTTAGTAAGAAATTGCATTTACGTCTAAGAGTTTATATGTTCCATATTACCTTCACAATTAGaaatataaatgatcaaaatttaGGTATCATTTTGTGTATTAGTGTTCTACTTTCCAGATCTTTTTACAGATATATATCTCAAGCATCCACACAAATCAACATCTCTATCTGCCAATGCTAGAAACAATAATCTTTCTTTGAATATATCTGATCATGTTTGAATCTCATTGCACGATTATGTGATAATTTCAGGTAAAGGGGCCTGCTGGTgatcaaattcaagattttCGTGACAAGACCAGTGAAAAGTTTGAATTTGTGGCTCACAAATCAGGGGTTCATAAGTTCTGTTTCACCAACAAATCTCCTTATCACGAGACCATCGATTTTGATGTGCATGTTGGTCACTTCTCTTACTTTGAGCAACATGCAAAAGACGGTAATGTCTCATTTATTTTCACTATGTAGTGTGGTAAACTGCTTTTTGAGTTGTATGGAAGTCTAATGAGAACAATCATTGAAACGTTTGTGACTGAAATATGCAGAGCATTTCAACCCTTTGTTGGAGCAGATATCAAAGTTGGAGGAAGCTCTTTACAATATTCAGTTTGAACAACATTGGTTAGAGGCTCAAACCGATCGCCAAGCAATAGGTATTATTATTTGAAGTTTACTTTCTGTTTATCTAAAAATTCCCATTTTCTGTACATAAAGTCCCACATaccaataattattttactcatGTTAAGGATAAACACTTAGTTTATACTTTATATATGTCATCTGGTTTTCAATTATTGATTCCACCATTTAGTAAAACTTGCTGTCCCAACAATAATCCTAGTTCTATTCACTATCACACCAAACAAGTTGATCGGTTAAGAACATCTTTATTTTAACTCTTCCCTGCTTACGTGCTTTATTACTTTGTGGTCAAATTTTGAGCTACTCCAACACCATTTAGATAGATGGTGGAAGGTGCCATATTTTCCTGCATCCTTTCCTAGGTGAATGAACTATGAAAAGAATATATAACCATCTTAATTGATAAAAGCTATGAACTTGTTTCCTCTATTATCTTTTTTGTGAATGCAAATGCAATAACATGTTTGCTTATTACTGTCTGGAATGCAGTGAATGATGCGATGAGCCGAAGAGCAATACACAAGGCACTCTTTGAATCAGCAGCACTGATTGGAGCCAGTGCATTGCAAGTTTACCTTCTGCGGCGCTTGTTTGAGCGAAAGTTGGGAACCTCTAGAGTTTAAGTTAGGACATGTTCTGGGAACCTGTAACATTACCAATGCCAAtgttattttaaactttttttttttgttttggttgTGTCATCAGATGGATATTTATATCGGTTGTTCACTTTACTAAGAAGAATACTTGTGGAAAGATGTTAACTACAGTTGATTTCCGATAAAGAAATACAAATGACTGGCCATGTAGGCCTAAGATTACTTCTTCCCCTCCCAATATCGTCCAATTCATCTTTTTGCTGTGAACTTTCAGGCCAATGGATTAGAGAAATTGATATTTACTATTAGAAGTGCatcagttattattattattattacataaaGATGTTTTGTTAAATGTATGAATATCGATGTTCCATTGGTAACTACTGGGGATTGAGGTAATATCTTCAGCCATCAAGATTGCAATCAATTTTCAGTAGTTATCGTTCTGTTTTCAGCGTGAATCTCAAAAGGTGGAAACATTACATGCGAAAGAGGCTAGGTGAACTACAAGGAGTACAAGTCATGCGCAAACTCCATTATAAAACGATTATACCAAcatgaaatgaaatataaaatagataCACAAACACCAACACCACTTTGAAACAATATAGAGAAGAGTCGATAAAAAGCTTGAATCCAAAAAACTGCCATGTAAGACTGAATCCAACATGTATTGAACCAACACAAATTCAAGTGATAAATCACTAGAaatcataaatataatataatatttgctTCCTAATTGTTTTATCCCCAAGCCCAAAGTACAGAACTGTCATGACAAAAAAGATTCCCGCAATACCCATCATAGCTTTGAATGAAGCTCCAGACTTCCGGAATTATGTTGAGTTCAAAAGCCTTCTCATGATTCAGCAGATGCCTTTATGCAGCAAAACCATTTTTTCtgcaataaattaaaaagatggAGAAATCAATACATACACAGATTATTAATTGAAAGGGAACAAGGCAATCCATTTCAAAGTTTCATACGgcatttcaattattaaaaatatatgctTTTCTGGCACAAAATAAGTCTGAACAACAAAACCCCCACATATATTAATTCTGATATGAACTAATTACCCTAATAGTGGAAGGGATGACTGATGTCCAGCATGAAACGGTACAGGAGGAATGGATTAAAGGACAAGATAGAAACTAATAATCTAATATAGTATTTTATGTCTTTCATAACATGACATCAAGTAAGGGCTATAGATATAAAGGAGTAAAAGTCAAGCATGATTGCATAAGTTCTGGATAAAGATATGCAAAATAAGCGGTTAGTGTTAGTTAGAATAGTTAGTTAGCTAGAGGAGACTCAATCTgaaaaaaagggaaaaatagtataaattatccattttgaaaaatttatgtaGTTCGAGGGGCAACTATATGATAGAACATTATAGCGTCGTTTGATCCATGTAGCTGAGCCTACTTAGTGGGATAAggtttggttgttgttgttgtggtaGTAGCTGAAGGGGCAAACCTTGGATGGGAAATCACTCTCCTATTCTCAACCATTTCCATAAAAATGTTCTTTCCTTTTATGATTTGTTGAttgtgtaaaactttttacactgACAGTGCATCCAAATTAAACTCTTCCTTTTATTTGTTTCCATCAATTTTCCCTTTCTCCTCTATGGATTGGTGACATTATAACACTAGGTTGGGAATCAGTTACATGAGTAAATCAATGCCATTGGGCtctatcaacaacaaaaatttaggGATCTATATATTATGAGTCTCAACCAAATCATATATCACTAAAGGACATTGGCATAAACTAGGGTATGAGCATGAAGCACAGATTCTCTTCATGAAGGTGACCCTATGCCTATTGGAGTATGAAAAATTTGCACAAGTTATAGCATTGGTGACTGCAGCACTACCAATGACCGACTAAATTTCAGGCTAAGCTTGGCAGAAACGACAGTAGAAGAAAAGTGAACCGCACTAGCTTCACTCTTTTTCATTTTCACCAATAAAATCTTAAACAAGAAAAGCAAGGCAAAGATACAGAATGGGTTACATGTGTACAATAGGAAGATGTGTAGAGGGCCATCAAGTTACTAAATCATTTCTACAAGATAAGAGTTTGAATAAGAAAAATGAACTACCCTACTGCCATGAAGCTGTAGCAGCAAACAAGGTCTATTGCAATAAAACAGAATGACCAAAAACCCTTTAAACAAACAATAAGAAAAAGAACAATACTTACAATCTTCACATTATTAAGGCGTCTAATAAAAACCGAGGTTTAAAACTCCTTAAAAATGAAGTgcagtaaattaaatttgtttaattgcctcaagataaataaataaataaatgctaATTTTGCGTTGTTGAgttgatgaaaatgaaaatgaaattgaaaagtAAAGAACATACAGATTGGGGCTTGCCACCAAGAACAACTTGATGTTTGTGCTTGGTGTTAAGATCCTTTGGTGGTGAATGAATGTTAGCACCAGTTTTCCTCTCATTCCTAGCTTTATTGAAAATAACTGTAAATCCCTCAGCTGAAGCTGGATCATTCACATCCCATTCCCCAAACTTGGGCAATGGTATACCCTTGTCCTGTACATTGAAGTTCACGACAATCAAGTTTTGATGTAAAAATGGTacacaataattataatttgtataGATTTGGCGTTGAGTTAGgtttaaataaagtaaaaatatggaaataattcataaatttgAGTACGAAATATAAATCTAGTTATGTGAAGAtaaagagaagaaaatgaaatCTAATAGCGTGAGATAGCGTGAGAGAGAGAGGGAGTTGCAATAGGAAAACATACCGCCATGGTTGGAGTTGGTGcagaagagaagagaagagaagagaaagaGGGAATTGTATTGTGTGTGTGGAGATTCTCCGTTTACCAGTTGGGAAGAGAAGACAGTTGAACAAACAAACACTGGGCCCGCCCTATGCTAATCAAATGGGCCCAACTTTCCCCACCCTATTATTTCATCGTCTTACTTCTCTTTATGTTCTATTCTATCAtcgaatttattttatttttcgttCATCTCAAAATATGatgaaatatttcaaaatccattctcaattttaatatttgaatgatattatttttaccTTCTTATTCAACCAGAGGCCAAAGAAAAATACCGACATAAAACTGTATTTTCCCCTCTACTTATTTAACTATATAATTAGTTAAGAACACAAACAAACACTTATCACACAACAGCAAATATTTTCcttaatcaaaaaaattaataagtttaataaacttttttttaaaaaattaggcAAAAAAATTGGTTATTTTTTAACGTGTATTTTTGA
It contains:
- the LOC101488493 gene encoding transmembrane emp24 domain-containing protein p24beta2-like → MGFSLRHSVLVLVLIGVLLKVSEGIRFVIDRDECFSHDVKYEGDTVHVSFVVIKADSPWHYGDEGVDLVVKGPAGDQIQDFRDKTSEKFEFVAHKSGVHKFCFTNKSPYHETIDFDVHVGHFSYFEQHAKDEHFNPLLEQISKLEEALYNIQFEQHWLEAQTDRQAIVNDAMSRRAIHKALFESAALIGASALQVYLLRRLFERKLGTSRV
- the LOC101488834 gene encoding protein NOI4-like, yielding MADKGIPLPKFGEWDVNDPASAEGFTVIFNKARNERKTGANIHSPPKDLNTKHKHQVVLGGKPQSKKWFCCIKASAES